The DNA region TACTTCACTTCAAGTCCCTGTCAAGAGCATTGTGGTGACTTCAACAACGCACATCCCCTCTTTAGAGATGTTGGGAGTTGAAAATACTTTGCTTGGTTTTCCTGACACCAACCTCATTTCGTCAGAAAAGACCAGAAAACTTATTGATGCCGGTAAGGTTACCGAAATTGGAGCCAACCAGAGCCTCAATACGGAAAGGCTGATTGACCTTGACCCGGATGTCCTTGTAGGTTACAGTAGTGGCAGTGATACCAAAACATATGACAATTTGCAGAAAAGCGGACTGAAAGTTTTTTTTAATGGAGATTGGATGGAAGAATCACCTTTGGGCAAAGCCGAATGGATTAAGTTTTTTGGTGCCTTATATGGAATGGACGAAAAAGCGGACCTCTTGTTTACAGAAGTAGAAACAGCCTATAAAGAAGCGACAGAATTGGCCAAAAAGGCAAAAACCAAACCTACAGTTCTGAGCGGTGCCATTTATAAAGAGCAATGGTATATGCCACGGGGCAACAGTTGGGCAGCATCATTCCTTAAAGATGCTAATGCGGCTTATCTTTGGGCTGATAGTGAAGGAACAGGAAGTCTTGCACTTTCTTTTGAAACCGTTATGGAAAAAGCCGAAAATGTTGATTTCTGGATTGGTCCGGCCCAATTTACCACGTTTAAGGAAATGGTAGAAAGCAATCCTAATTATGCGCATTTCAAAGCTTTTAAAGATAAAAACATCTATTCTTTTAGCAGTAAAAAAGGGAAAACAGGAGGCATATTGTATTATGAACTGGCGTCCAATCGTCCTGACCTCATCCTGAAAGACCTCATCAGGATTTTACATCCTGAACTCCTTCCCGACTACGAACTGTATATTTTTGAAAAATTAAAATAAAATCAACGATTTTGCAGCAAGATAACCGAAATAGGATTCTTTTCACAGCTTTGCTTGTCTGTCTGGCTGTTTGTTTTTTGCTGAACATCAGTTTAGGTTCCGTCCATATTCCTGTTGCCGACATTGCCAGTTCTCTTTCCGGCGGGCAAGCCAGTAAAAATTCATGGGAAATCATTATCTGGAACTACAGATTGCCTAAGGCCATAACAGCTATATTAGTGGGTATGGGCTTATCAATAAGCGGCTTGCTGATGCAGACATTATTCCGAAATCCGCTGGCTGGCCCTTATGTTTTAGGATTGAGTTCCGGAGCGAGTCTTGGTGTTGCCTTTATAATATTAGGTTCGGGCTTGCTTCCCTCTTTTTTAAGCGTATTTTTTCTTTCTTCCTACGGAATTGTTTTGGCCTCCTGCTTGGGCAGCCTTATGGTATTGTTAGCGGTATTGGTTGTTTCGCAAAGGCTTCGCGACACGATGGCTATTCTTATCGTAGGCTTAATGTTTGGAAGTTTTACCAGTGCAATTATTGGTGTACTCTCTTATTTCAGCACAGCAGAAGAACTGCAAAAATTTACTTTCTGGTCATTGGGCAGCCTTGGTAATCTGTCATGGACTAACATTCTGATTCTATCCGTATGCTGCTTAATCGGGCTTCTATTGAGCGCCTTGTGCATCAAACCTTTAAATGCCCTGCTTTTGGGTGAGCGTTATGCCAAAAGCCTCGGTATTAATTTCAAAAAAACACGACTGATTATTATTATAGCTACAAGCCTGCTGGCAGGTAGCATTACTGCCTTTGCAGGTCCAATTGCTTTTATTGGGCTTGCTGTTCCGCATATCTCAAAAATGGTTTTTCAAACCAGCAGCCATTATATACTATTTTGGGGCACGCTCCTTTTTGGCGCCATTATCCTGTTAGTCTGCGACACGGTTTCACAAATGCCGGGAAACGACTTTACTCTACCCATCAATGCGATAACGTCTATTGTAGGCGCACCAATCGTAGTGTGGCTTTTAGTTCGTAAACGAAAATTTATGATTTGATGAATAAAGGGAAGACTATACTAAAAGCGGGAGAATTGAGCATTGGATATATCTCAAAAAAGGAGAAAAAAACCATTGCTTCTCATATCGATTTGGATTTAAAAGCAGGAAAACTGATTTCTTTAATTGGAGCTAACGGCATAGGAAAATCGACTTTACTCCGTACGATAACCGGAATCCAGAAAGCGCTTTCAGGCCATGTGATACTGAACGAAAAAGATATCAGGAACTACAGTCCGTCGGCTTTAGCGCAACAGCTTAGTATTGTATTGACTGAGAGCCTGCCCCCTAGCAATCTTACCGTTTTTGAGTTGGTCGCTTTGGGCAGACAGCCCTATACTAACTGGATTGGAAAACTAACAGCATACGACAGGGAAAAAATAAGGGAAGCCATGGAACTGACACAGGTCAGCCATCTGGCTCATAAAAAACATTATGAAATCAGTGACGGACAATTACAAAAAGTTCTGGTAGCTAGAGCACTGGCTCAAGGCACTCCCCTGATTATTCTGGATGAGCCAACAACACATTTAGACCTTCTTCACAAAGTTTCTTTATTAAAACTGCTCAAAAAACTGGCTATAGAAACGCAAAAATGCATCTTGTTTTCAACCCACGATTTAGACCTTGCCCTACAACTGAGTGATGAAATGATTGTAATGATTCCTGAAAAGACGTTGCAGGGAACACCTGAATTCTTAATCCGGACAGGAATACTGAATTCTCTATTTAAAGACGAAAACATCATTTTTGATACAGAAAAGGCAAAATTTATTCTTAAAAATCTATAAAATCATCGCCGTATAGCCTATCTTTGATAAGACACTAAAAGCAGATTCGATGAAATTTTGTCTTTCTATCATATTCCTCTTCACCTCAATTATAACCAATTCCCAGGTTCGGCTGGAATTGACTCCAAAAGGATTTGAACCCAATCCGCTAAGGGGAAAACTTCCTGCTATGACTAATGAGAAATTTATTGAAGGTACACAGCTTTGGATACAGGAGTTCAGCCGTGGTGAGGCAGATATTTCAGAAGTAACTGAAAATTCACTGACAATTGATGCTTTCAGAGACAATGCCTTTTTTTACAGAAGCCTTGGAGACACTTTTTTTCAAAAAGTAAAATACCGCATCAAAGTTGCCAAAGAAGGAAATGAGTATGTACTCTCTTTTCAGATTACTGAAATTTATTCCAAAAAAACATTATTGAAATCAGGCATTACTGATTATCTCACCTCCGATGGAAAAACAAAAGATGGCTTTCAGGATGTAAAACCATCCATTGAGAAAACCGTAGGCATCATATTGGATTCTTACTTCAGGTATATGAATTATTTTGCCAGGACTTAATTTCCTTTCAGGAGGTTAATGCTTACCGTAGCTATATCCGAATCAGGAAATTTTCTAAAAACAGCCTTGTCCGGAAACAAGCCTGCTTCTGCCGCTATTTTATTAAACACG from Flavobacterium lindanitolerans includes:
- a CDS encoding ABC transporter substrate-binding protein; protein product: MKSFLSKYSLFLLLLFAVACKKNEPVSSGISEVKTQNSIRYAKGFEIYKYENFSIVKVSNPWPEANKTFTYVLHKKGVSLPDSLKNYTSLQVPVKSIVVTSTTHIPSLEMLGVENTLLGFPDTNLISSEKTRKLIDAGKVTEIGANQSLNTERLIDLDPDVLVGYSSGSDTKTYDNLQKSGLKVFFNGDWMEESPLGKAEWIKFFGALYGMDEKADLLFTEVETAYKEATELAKKAKTKPTVLSGAIYKEQWYMPRGNSWAASFLKDANAAYLWADSEGTGSLALSFETVMEKAENVDFWIGPAQFTTFKEMVESNPNYAHFKAFKDKNIYSFSSKKGKTGGILYYELASNRPDLILKDLIRILHPELLPDYELYIFEKLK
- a CDS encoding iron ABC transporter permease — encoded protein: MQQDNRNRILFTALLVCLAVCFLLNISLGSVHIPVADIASSLSGGQASKNSWEIIIWNYRLPKAITAILVGMGLSISGLLMQTLFRNPLAGPYVLGLSSGASLGVAFIILGSGLLPSFLSVFFLSSYGIVLASCLGSLMVLLAVLVVSQRLRDTMAILIVGLMFGSFTSAIIGVLSYFSTAEELQKFTFWSLGSLGNLSWTNILILSVCCLIGLLLSALCIKPLNALLLGERYAKSLGINFKKTRLIIIIATSLLAGSITAFAGPIAFIGLAVPHISKMVFQTSSHYILFWGTLLFGAIILLVCDTVSQMPGNDFTLPINAITSIVGAPIVVWLLVRKRKFMI
- a CDS encoding ABC transporter ATP-binding protein; the protein is MNKGKTILKAGELSIGYISKKEKKTIASHIDLDLKAGKLISLIGANGIGKSTLLRTITGIQKALSGHVILNEKDIRNYSPSALAQQLSIVLTESLPPSNLTVFELVALGRQPYTNWIGKLTAYDREKIREAMELTQVSHLAHKKHYEISDGQLQKVLVARALAQGTPLIILDEPTTHLDLLHKVSLLKLLKKLAIETQKCILFSTHDLDLALQLSDEMIVMIPEKTLQGTPEFLIRTGILNSLFKDENIIFDTEKAKFILKNL